A region from the Oceanidesulfovibrio marinus genome encodes:
- a CDS encoding pirin family protein, translating to MSHPAVRPVAAVYASRPTIEGAGVHLHRAFGFRQGVDLDPFLLLDDFRGDSPQDYIKGFPWHPHRGIETITYVLGGDVEHGDSMGNAGSIGAGDVQWMTAGSGILHQEMPQGDADGRLVGFQLWANLPARDKMMDPRYRDVAAETIPEVTTTGGAVARVIAGTVGETRGPVQDIVIDPEYLDVRVPPGAAFEHPTPAEYTCFAYVIAGAGQFGPEATTCANRDLVVFGPGNGVQIANPGNDELRFLLVSGKPLGEPVAWYGPIVMNTDEELETAYRELEAGTFIKTRGTGM from the coding sequence ATGTCGCATCCAGCCGTCCGGCCCGTTGCGGCCGTTTATGCGTCCAGGCCGACTATCGAAGGCGCTGGCGTGCATTTGCACCGCGCCTTTGGTTTCCGCCAGGGCGTGGACCTCGACCCGTTTCTGTTGCTCGACGATTTCCGCGGCGACTCGCCGCAGGACTACATCAAAGGCTTTCCCTGGCATCCTCACCGCGGCATCGAGACCATCACCTACGTGCTTGGCGGCGATGTGGAGCACGGCGACTCCATGGGTAACGCCGGGAGCATCGGCGCGGGCGATGTGCAGTGGATGACGGCCGGCAGCGGCATCCTGCATCAGGAGATGCCCCAGGGCGACGCAGACGGCCGGCTCGTGGGCTTCCAGCTCTGGGCTAACCTCCCGGCTCGCGACAAGATGATGGACCCGCGCTACCGCGATGTGGCCGCCGAGACCATCCCCGAGGTCACGACCACAGGCGGGGCCGTGGCGCGCGTCATCGCCGGCACAGTAGGGGAGACCCGCGGCCCGGTGCAGGATATCGTCATCGATCCCGAGTACCTGGATGTGCGTGTACCGCCTGGCGCCGCGTTCGAGCATCCCACGCCGGCCGAGTATACGTGCTTTGCCTACGTCATCGCCGGCGCCGGCCAGTTCGGTCCGGAAGCGACCACCTGCGCCAATCGCGACCTCGTGGTCTTCGGTCCCGGCAATGGCGTGCAGATCGCCAATCCCGGCAACGACGAGCTGCGCTTCCTGCTCGTGTCCGGCAAGCCCCTTGGCGAGCCCGTGGCCTGGTATGGCCCCATCGTCATGAACACCGACGAAGAACTGGAGACGGCCTACCGCGAGCTCGAAGCCGGCACCTTCATTAAAACCCGTGGCACCGGGATGTGA
- the nadB gene encoding L-aspartate oxidase has product MNDARLTTQALVIGSGIAGCSAALTLADEGFEVILLSSGPALDTGNTALAQGGIVFHGPDEDPRLLEQDIKRAGHDYNYSRAVRFISRKGPQAVQELLVDRLDIPFARGNEPGACEWDLRLEGGHQEHRILYCADYTGRAIMDGLMAAVEKSPNIRVLTNRSAIDLLTSHHHPTQLQFKYHLTNQCVGAYVLNEETSHVETILADFTVLATGGVGQVYLHTTNTATSTGSGLTMAYRAGAWCMNTEFVQFHPTALYHRAERRFLISEAMRGDGARLVDSQGVPFMDRYDPRADLAPRDIVTRAILDEMLHTGEPCVYLDAARFAKPHSGDLKTAYPTIYKQCAKIGIDIEKDPIPVVPAAHYFVGGVLCDIHGRTTLDRLYAVGETACTGVHGANRLASTSLLEGLLWGRSAGADISRKLSAHRAVPRKLKDSIPDWNHLGDVRNEDPALVQQDWSTIRHTMWNYVGIARTTPRLARAADDMRSLYRHLLDFYKRTPLSKNLVSLFHGCHTAYIITMAAHRNKRSIGTHYRVDE; this is encoded by the coding sequence ATGAACGACGCACGCCTTACCACCCAAGCCCTGGTTATAGGCTCCGGCATTGCCGGCTGCTCCGCCGCCCTCACCCTGGCCGATGAAGGGTTCGAGGTCATTCTGCTTTCCTCCGGCCCCGCTCTGGACACCGGCAACACCGCCCTGGCCCAGGGCGGCATCGTCTTCCACGGCCCAGACGAGGACCCACGGCTCCTGGAGCAGGACATCAAGCGCGCCGGACACGACTATAACTACTCCCGCGCCGTGCGCTTTATCAGCCGCAAGGGCCCGCAGGCCGTACAGGAGCTGCTGGTGGACCGGCTCGACATCCCCTTTGCCCGCGGCAACGAACCCGGCGCCTGCGAATGGGATCTGCGGCTGGAAGGCGGCCACCAGGAGCACCGCATCCTCTACTGCGCGGACTACACCGGCCGAGCCATCATGGACGGCCTCATGGCTGCGGTGGAAAAATCTCCCAACATCCGCGTACTGACCAACCGCAGCGCCATCGACCTGCTCACCAGCCACCATCACCCCACGCAGCTCCAGTTCAAGTACCACCTCACCAACCAGTGCGTGGGCGCCTACGTGCTCAACGAGGAAACAAGCCACGTGGAGACGATCCTGGCCGATTTCACGGTGCTCGCCACCGGCGGCGTGGGCCAAGTCTATCTGCACACCACCAACACCGCCACCTCCACCGGCTCCGGCCTGACCATGGCCTACCGCGCCGGCGCGTGGTGCATGAACACCGAGTTCGTGCAGTTCCACCCCACGGCGCTGTACCACCGCGCCGAGCGCCGCTTCCTCATCTCCGAGGCCATGCGCGGCGACGGCGCCCGTCTTGTGGATTCCCAGGGCGTGCCGTTCATGGACCGCTACGACCCCCGCGCCGACCTCGCCCCGCGCGACATCGTCACCCGCGCCATCCTGGACGAGATGCTCCACACCGGCGAGCCCTGCGTCTACCTGGACGCCGCCCGCTTCGCCAAACCGCACAGCGGCGACCTCAAGACCGCCTACCCCACCATTTACAAGCAGTGCGCCAAGATCGGCATCGATATCGAAAAGGACCCCATCCCCGTGGTCCCGGCCGCCCATTACTTTGTCGGCGGCGTGCTCTGCGACATCCACGGCCGCACTACCCTGGACCGGCTCTACGCCGTGGGCGAGACCGCCTGCACCGGCGTGCACGGCGCCAACCGCCTGGCCTCCACCTCGCTGCTGGAAGGCCTGCTCTGGGGCCGCTCGGCCGGCGCGGACATCAGCCGCAAGCTCTCGGCGCACCGGGCCGTACCGCGCAAGCTCAAGGATTCCATCCCGGACTGGAACCACCTCGGCGATGTGCGCAACGAAGACCCGGCCCTGGTGCAGCAGGATTGGTCCACCATCCGCCACACCATGTGGAACTACGTGGGCATCGCGCGCACCACCCCGCGCCTGGCCCGCGCCGCGGACGACATGCGCAGCCTCTACCGCCACCTGCTCGACTTCTACAAACGCACCCCGCTCTCCAAAAACCTCGTCTCCCTCTTCCACGGCTGCCATACCGCGTACATCATCACCATGGCCGCCCACCGCAACAAGCGCTCCATCGGCACGCACTACCGCGTGGATGAGTAG
- the nadA gene encoding quinolinate synthase NadA, whose translation MSNAAQRIEEIRGALGSDLVILGHHYQHDSVIQHCDLTGDSLELARKVANLSARYIVFCGVFFMGEAAALLVEPEQKVFMPDRTASCTMSEMAPGPLVGNVMDWLKSSGKTIVPLTYVNSSAAVKGIVGANGGATCTSANAEIMLQWCMGRGDAVFFLPDKNLALNTANTLALPDSLRMVLDIRRGGSNIQPDVVREKQLLIWPGCCSIHAARFKVRQIEEARVKHPDCTVIVHPECTPEVVQASDVSGSTSTIIRYCEDAPAGATIYIGTEINLVERLVQRYAGEKNIVPLAHSACQNMAKNTEDKLADLLDDIAKSHEKGTPTKAEPVTVDPGTAANARSSLERMLEACA comes from the coding sequence ATGAGCAACGCAGCACAACGTATCGAAGAGATTCGCGGCGCCCTTGGCTCCGACCTCGTCATCCTGGGCCATCACTACCAGCACGACAGCGTCATCCAACACTGCGACCTGACCGGCGACTCCCTGGAGCTTGCCCGGAAGGTGGCGAACCTGTCCGCGCGGTACATCGTTTTCTGCGGCGTCTTCTTCATGGGCGAGGCAGCCGCCCTGCTTGTCGAGCCGGAGCAGAAGGTCTTCATGCCGGACAGGACGGCGTCGTGCACCATGTCTGAGATGGCTCCCGGGCCGCTGGTCGGCAACGTCATGGACTGGCTCAAAAGCTCGGGCAAGACGATCGTCCCCCTGACATACGTTAACTCTTCAGCCGCGGTGAAGGGCATTGTCGGCGCCAACGGCGGCGCAACCTGCACCTCGGCCAACGCCGAGATCATGCTCCAATGGTGCATGGGACGCGGCGATGCGGTGTTCTTCCTGCCGGACAAGAACCTCGCCCTGAACACTGCCAATACGCTGGCCCTGCCCGACTCGCTGCGAATGGTTCTGGACATCCGCAGGGGCGGCTCCAATATTCAGCCCGATGTCGTGCGCGAGAAGCAACTGCTCATCTGGCCCGGCTGCTGCTCCATCCATGCGGCGCGCTTCAAGGTCCGGCAGATCGAGGAAGCCCGCGTCAAGCATCCTGACTGCACCGTAATCGTCCACCCCGAGTGCACGCCCGAGGTGGTGCAGGCTTCCGACGTCTCCGGCTCCACCTCCACCATCATCCGCTACTGCGAAGACGCCCCTGCCGGCGCGACGATCTACATCGGCACCGAGATCAACCTCGTGGAGCGTCTCGTGCAGCGCTATGCCGGGGAGAAGAACATCGTCCCCCTGGCGCACTCCGCCTGCCAGAACATGGCCAAGAACACCGAAGACAAGCTGGCCGATCTTCTCGACGACATTGCCAAATCCCATGAAAAGGGTACGCCCACCAAGGCCGAACCCGTCACCGTTGACCCAGGAACTGCCGCCAACGCCCGGAGTTCTCTGGAACGTATGCTCGAGGCCTGTGCATGA
- the nadC gene encoding carboxylating nicotinate-nucleotide diphosphorylase has protein sequence MSASSLPAFDAFFSGPAREYLLRALDLAIEEDGEDLTSKALFTSERFTAVVVAKQQCVVAGLPMVPIVLERTATHIGAERSWNLTMNAKDGDTLEYGDELFQLEGDALLLLTAERIILNFLCHLSGIATLTRRYVDELAGSGVTLLDTRKTLPGLRYPEKYATVVGGAQNHRKNLSEMIMLKDNHIDRAGGIIPATAMVRKAYCPCPPIEAECRTLDEVREAVEARVDRIMLDNMGPETIREALALIPDGIESELSGGVSLETLAELAATGPDFISVGRLTHSAPTADLSMRMRRTS, from the coding sequence ATGTCTGCTTCATCTCTCCCAGCTTTCGACGCCTTTTTCTCGGGGCCTGCTCGCGAATACCTGCTGCGGGCATTGGACCTGGCCATCGAGGAAGACGGCGAGGACCTCACCAGCAAGGCGCTTTTCACCAGCGAACGCTTCACCGCCGTGGTCGTGGCCAAGCAGCAATGCGTGGTGGCCGGCCTGCCCATGGTGCCCATCGTGCTGGAGCGCACAGCCACACACATCGGCGCAGAGCGCTCCTGGAACCTGACCATGAACGCGAAGGACGGCGACACGCTGGAGTACGGCGATGAGCTCTTCCAGCTTGAAGGGGACGCCCTGCTCCTGCTCACGGCCGAGCGCATCATACTCAACTTTCTGTGTCATCTGAGCGGCATCGCCACCCTTACCCGGCGCTATGTGGACGAGCTCGCCGGGTCGGGCGTCACCCTGCTCGACACCCGCAAGACATTGCCCGGCCTGCGCTATCCGGAAAAGTACGCCACTGTCGTGGGCGGCGCGCAGAATCATCGCAAGAATCTGTCGGAAATGATCATGCTCAAGGACAATCACATCGATCGCGCCGGAGGCATCATCCCGGCGACCGCCATGGTCCGCAAGGCGTACTGCCCCTGCCCGCCTATCGAGGCGGAGTGCCGCACCCTGGACGAGGTGCGCGAGGCCGTGGAGGCCCGTGTGGACCGCATCATGCTCGACAACATGGGACCCGAGACCATCCGCGAGGCGCTCGCCCTCATCCCGGACGGCATCGAAAGCGAGCTCTCCGGCGGCGTGTCCCTGGAAACCCTGGCCGAGCTCGCCGCCACGGGACCAGATTTCATCTCCGTCGGGCGGCTTACCCACTCCGCTCCTACGGCCGATCTTTCCATGCGTATGCGGAGGACCTCATGA
- the mgtE gene encoding magnesium transporter: MSDTENREEKSEAQASEGLGLDEAMKAQHHPMDDAPMPQEERGEEQDDIVLDPENFDTVHPADAADHLEQMSLGQQLALIESITPEDAAATISEMDSHHRVELISRLNPELAADILEQMYPDDAADVLHELEDTQRERIVRRLQKEDKAEIWHLYRYDPDTAGGVMNTDNIVLDPILTADQAITFIRRQIENEDIEIPYYAYLVDEDDKLVSVLSLRDILLSKPGRLLKDLISDQPVISVRFDTDKEEVAHLLRRYNYLALPVLDYEGRFLGVVTHDDVMDIIHEEASEDMLGMVGAGQDETVDTPWRSSVAKRLPWLLVNIANSVLAASVVHVFEGSIAQMAILAVLMPIVANQGGNSGQQSLAVIIRQLAVETLDKKKSVHAVAREARIGLMNGVVIGLLVFCVAYLVTGNGVLARVMGAALGLNMLLGAAAGATIPLMLKRMGRDPAQASSIFLTAITDMAGFFIFLGMATFFLLH; the protein is encoded by the coding sequence ATGAGCGATACCGAAAACCGCGAAGAGAAGAGCGAAGCACAGGCCAGCGAAGGGCTCGGGCTGGACGAGGCCATGAAGGCGCAGCACCATCCGATGGATGACGCGCCGATGCCCCAGGAAGAGCGGGGGGAAGAGCAGGACGACATCGTGCTCGACCCCGAAAACTTCGACACGGTGCATCCGGCCGACGCCGCCGACCACCTGGAGCAGATGTCTCTGGGTCAGCAGCTTGCGCTCATCGAATCCATCACTCCGGAGGACGCCGCCGCGACCATCTCGGAAATGGACTCGCACCATCGCGTGGAGCTTATCTCGCGTCTGAACCCCGAGCTTGCCGCCGACATCCTGGAGCAGATGTATCCGGACGACGCCGCCGACGTGCTCCACGAGCTGGAGGACACCCAGCGCGAGCGCATCGTCCGCCGCCTGCAGAAGGAGGACAAGGCCGAGATCTGGCATTTGTACCGCTACGATCCGGACACCGCCGGCGGCGTGATGAACACGGACAACATCGTGCTCGATCCCATCCTCACGGCGGATCAGGCCATCACCTTCATCCGTCGACAGATCGAGAACGAAGACATCGAGATTCCGTACTACGCCTATCTCGTGGACGAGGACGACAAGCTCGTCTCCGTGCTCTCCCTGCGCGACATCCTGCTTTCCAAGCCGGGCCGCCTGCTCAAAGACCTCATCAGCGACCAGCCGGTGATCTCCGTGCGATTCGATACGGACAAGGAAGAAGTGGCGCACCTTCTGCGCCGCTACAACTACCTCGCGCTGCCGGTTCTGGACTACGAGGGCCGCTTCCTGGGCGTGGTGACCCACGACGACGTCATGGACATCATCCACGAAGAGGCTAGCGAGGACATGCTCGGCATGGTCGGCGCCGGTCAGGATGAGACCGTGGACACGCCGTGGCGCAGCTCCGTGGCCAAGCGGCTGCCGTGGCTCCTCGTGAACATCGCCAACTCCGTGCTGGCTGCCAGCGTGGTGCACGTGTTCGAGGGCTCCATCGCGCAGATGGCCATACTCGCCGTGCTCATGCCCATCGTGGCCAACCAGGGCGGCAACTCCGGACAGCAGTCCCTGGCCGTCATCATTCGCCAGCTTGCCGTGGAGACGCTGGACAAGAAAAAATCGGTCCATGCGGTGGCGCGCGAAGCGCGCATTGGCCTGATGAACGGCGTGGTCATCGGTCTTCTGGTCTTCTGTGTGGCCTACCTCGTTACGGGAAACGGCGTTCTGGCGCGCGTCATGGGCGCGGCCCTGGGGCTGAACATGCTGCTGGGCGCGGCCGCCGGAGCCACCATTCCACTGATGCTCAAGCGCATGGGCCGCGATCCGGCGCAGGCCTCCTCCATCTTCCTGACCGCCATAACGGACATGGCCGGGTTCTTTATCTTCCTCGGCATGGCCACATTCTTCCTCTTGCACTGA
- a CDS encoding PocR ligand-binding domain-containing protein gives MKRKELQDKIAFLVDELAVAEKELAALNNSETSTTPGGIRFTDLFDLDSIQAIQDAFAAATGVASIITLPSGEPITQPSNFSTLCQDVIRKTEKGLCNCMRSDAVIGRLNTAGPNVSQCMSAGLWDCGASISVDGHHLANWLIGQIRNEELDSNQILAYAKEIGADEAAFSRAFAQVTVMPLEQFNRICDFLFLIANLMSLTAYQNLQLRNYVSQIHSSNNELAHLRNFLSNIIDSMPSMLVGVDPEGRITHWNMRAADATGFAKAEVEGKQLADVMPEWANEMDKITRAIRERKPIVDEKVAEERDGVTHYNDVSVYPLIANGVDGAVIRVDDITERVRIEEMMIQSEKMMSLGGLAAGIAHEINNPLAAILGYTSLLNKRLLEDTRKNRRVAEEAGLQFEDVAAYVKARGIDAMLDGVMDSSRRAGRVVTNMLGFSRRSGGLFNHEDVIPILERALELVKSDHDLEHSYDFRDISVVREYDEDLPTVYCDATNLQQAFFNILRNGAQAMAGAYQELDRAPRFVLRCHATDGAVHVEIEDNGPGMSPEVQRRIFEPFFTTKGVGVGTGLGMSVTYFIITESLSGSMSVSSSPGVGATFSVDLPASKAGSASGGKSDDAS, from the coding sequence GTGAAAAGGAAGGAGCTCCAGGACAAGATAGCCTTTCTTGTCGACGAGCTGGCCGTTGCGGAAAAGGAACTGGCAGCACTGAATAACAGCGAAACCTCCACAACACCTGGCGGCATCCGCTTTACAGACCTGTTCGACCTCGACTCCATACAGGCGATTCAGGACGCCTTTGCCGCCGCCACAGGGGTTGCCTCTATCATCACGCTTCCCAGCGGCGAACCTATTACACAACCCAGTAATTTTTCTACTCTCTGTCAGGATGTGATCCGCAAAACAGAGAAGGGGCTGTGCAATTGCATGCGCTCGGACGCTGTCATAGGCCGGTTGAACACGGCCGGGCCTAACGTGAGCCAATGCATGAGCGCCGGGCTGTGGGACTGCGGGGCCAGCATCTCCGTGGACGGCCACCATCTCGCCAACTGGCTGATCGGCCAGATACGCAACGAAGAGCTCGATTCCAACCAGATTCTCGCCTACGCCAAGGAAATAGGCGCGGACGAGGCGGCGTTCTCCCGCGCCTTTGCACAGGTGACGGTCATGCCTCTGGAGCAGTTCAACAGGATCTGCGACTTCCTCTTTCTCATAGCCAACCTGATGTCCCTGACTGCGTACCAGAACCTGCAGCTGCGCAACTACGTGTCCCAGATCCATTCTTCCAACAACGAGCTGGCGCACCTCCGGAACTTTCTGAGCAACATCATCGACTCCATGCCGTCCATGCTCGTGGGGGTGGACCCGGAAGGGCGGATAACTCATTGGAATATGCGCGCCGCCGATGCAACCGGATTTGCTAAAGCAGAAGTTGAAGGAAAACAGCTGGCCGACGTGATGCCCGAATGGGCCAACGAGATGGACAAGATTACCCGGGCCATCCGCGAGCGAAAGCCCATAGTGGATGAAAAGGTGGCCGAGGAGCGGGACGGCGTGACACATTACAACGACGTGTCCGTGTACCCGCTTATCGCCAACGGCGTGGACGGCGCTGTGATCCGCGTGGACGACATCACAGAGCGGGTGCGCATCGAAGAGATGATGATCCAGTCGGAGAAGATGATGTCGTTGGGCGGGCTCGCCGCCGGAATCGCCCACGAGATCAACAACCCTCTGGCCGCGATCCTTGGCTACACCAGCCTGCTGAACAAGCGGCTTCTGGAGGACACCCGCAAGAACAGGCGCGTGGCCGAGGAGGCGGGGCTGCAGTTCGAGGACGTGGCGGCCTACGTCAAGGCGCGGGGCATAGACGCCATGCTCGACGGTGTCATGGACTCCAGTCGGCGTGCAGGGCGTGTGGTCACCAACATGTTGGGCTTCAGTCGGCGCAGCGGCGGGCTCTTCAACCACGAGGACGTCATCCCCATCCTGGAGCGTGCCCTGGAGCTTGTCAAAAGCGACCATGACCTGGAGCATTCCTATGATTTCAGAGACATCTCGGTTGTCCGGGAGTATGACGAGGACCTGCCGACCGTTTACTGCGACGCCACCAACCTGCAGCAGGCGTTCTTCAACATCCTGCGCAACGGCGCTCAGGCCATGGCCGGGGCCTATCAGGAGCTGGATCGCGCACCGCGGTTCGTGCTGCGCTGCCATGCCACTGACGGCGCCGTGCACGTGGAGATCGAGGATAACGGCCCGGGCATGAGCCCGGAGGTGCAGCGCCGGATCTTCGAGCCGTTCTTCACCACCAAGGGCGTGGGCGTAGGCACCGGACTGGGCATGTCCGTCACCTACTTCATCATCACCGAGTCGCTGAGCGGAAGCATGTCCGTTTCGTCCAGTCCGGGCGTTGGCGCTACGTTCTCTGTTGATCTGCCGGCCAGCAAGGCCGGCTCCGCATCCGGCGGTAAGTCAGATGACGCGTCCTGA
- a CDS encoding DUF3309 family protein, which produces MGTILLIVLIILLIGALPSWPYSRRWGYFPSGGLGLILLIVIILLLMGRI; this is translated from the coding sequence ATGGGCACAATTCTGCTCATCGTCTTGATAATACTGCTCATCGGAGCGCTGCCGTCGTGGCCGTACAGCAGGCGTTGGGGCTACTTTCCCAGCGGCGGGCTGGGGCTCATCCTCCTCATCGTCATCATCCTTTTGCTCATGGGCCGCATCTGA
- a CDS encoding CsbD family protein, with translation MNEDIIKGKWKQLKGEAKKQWGKLTDDDIDYIDGQYEKLEGRLQERYGYSKEEARKEINSWQQ, from the coding sequence ATGAACGAAGACATCATCAAAGGTAAATGGAAGCAGCTCAAGGGTGAGGCCAAAAAGCAATGGGGCAAGCTGACTGACGACGATATCGACTATATCGACGGGCAGTACGAGAAGCTCGAAGGCAGGCTCCAGGAAAGATACGGGTACTCCAAGGAGGAGGCTCGCAAGGAAATCAACAGCTGGCAGCAATAG
- a CDS encoding PRC-barrel domain-containing protein: MDRLTGQEVDFQGEKDIEVSDLLVDPVTGNILFVVVSSDSVLGLGGDQYVLPFDSLKIHAQSRQLAINDKSITLDDNTAYAPKRNGRWGSEEVATYCATAGKKNLMKESRNKLEEMQQMVANAIDKVTDTGSKKTEAMGLECLVESNRLYNREVYGADNNVIGELSGFLVDLDEAKIKLAILDHGALWGLMGSQYLIPWQALGIDQQGKRIVLDVNEDNLDKFSKADELDWNGSILPKAKARDIYTNYEIDYTAG; this comes from the coding sequence ATGGACCGTCTCACGGGCCAGGAAGTGGACTTCCAGGGCGAGAAGGACATCGAAGTATCAGATCTGCTGGTCGATCCGGTGACGGGCAACATCCTCTTTGTCGTGGTTTCCTCCGACAGTGTGCTCGGCCTGGGCGGCGATCAGTACGTGCTGCCTTTCGACAGCCTGAAGATACACGCGCAGAGCAGGCAGTTGGCCATTAACGACAAGAGCATCACTCTTGACGACAACACTGCCTATGCACCCAAACGCAATGGCCGCTGGGGTAGCGAAGAGGTCGCAACCTACTGCGCCACCGCGGGCAAGAAGAACCTCATGAAGGAGTCCCGCAACAAGCTGGAGGAAATGCAGCAGATGGTCGCCAATGCGATTGATAAAGTCACCGACACCGGAAGCAAGAAGACAGAGGCCATGGGCCTCGAATGTCTGGTGGAAAGCAACCGGCTCTACAACCGCGAGGTATATGGCGCTGACAACAATGTCATCGGTGAGCTGAGCGGGTTCCTGGTGGACCTCGACGAGGCCAAGATCAAGCTGGCCATCCTGGACCACGGTGCGTTGTGGGGCCTCATGGGTTCCCAGTATCTCATCCCCTGGCAGGCGTTAGGCATCGACCAGCAAGGCAAACGCATCGTGCTCGACGTCAACGAGGACAACCTGGACAAGTTCAGTAAGGCGGATGAGCTGGATTGGAATGGTTCCATTCTGCCAAAGGCTAAGGCCAGGGATATCTATACGAATTACGAGATCGATTACACGGCAGGTTAA
- a CDS encoding Lrp/AsnC family transcriptional regulator — MTNAIVLINVENYKLQDIAQKLVDIDEVSEVYSVGGRFDLVAIIRAKTNEAISDIVTEKFPTIEGIRTTETLIAFKVFSKHDLERMFAIGVE; from the coding sequence ATGACCAACGCAATCGTGCTGATCAATGTCGAGAACTACAAGTTGCAGGATATCGCCCAGAAGCTCGTGGACATCGACGAGGTGAGCGAAGTCTACTCGGTGGGTGGCCGCTTCGACCTCGTGGCCATCATTCGCGCTAAAACCAACGAGGCAATCTCGGACATCGTGACCGAGAAGTTCCCTACCATAGAAGGGATTCGCACCACCGAGACCCTCATCGCCTTCAAGGTGTTCTCCAAACACGATCTGGAACGCATGTTCGCGATCGGCGTCGAGTAA